The genomic DNA GCGTCCCGTGATGCAATTGATCACGACACCGTCTCTCAACTCGTTTTGCAATGCCAGCGCAAAGCTTTGCTCGCCTCCGATCTCCTGAAAAGCATTGTAACGAACTACTCCCACGGATGAGACCGCTCTTTGGGCTTTGCTTTCGAGTTTACTTATCCGACGTTCGAGAGACGAAACGAGGGTCGCTATTCGTTCCATGTCTTGGAAATGTTGGATGAGTATGGGCTCGAGGCTTTCCCCTTTCGTGCCCTTTAGAATATTTTTGAAGAGCCTGATTTCTCTATACCATTTAATCCAGAGGGAAAAAAGCAAAACATAGGCAACAGAAAGAGCGACTGCGAAAACAGTGTGAAGAGTAGCGGTTTCCATTCAAAAAGAATTATGAAGCCCATGCGTCTTCGCTGGCAAAAGAACACACACCGGGTTCTAACTCTTTTAGTTATTTCCCCAATTGCTCGCGCAATTTTTGTGAGCGGCGGAGATTTCTTTTCTTCCTGAGCCGAATCGCCCAAGGAATATGGGTGATATTCACCGAGTATCTCCCGACTAAAATGTCGTAAATCGGCAATACGACATTGAAATTCCTGTCATCTGCGAGGTGATGCACGAAATGCCTGCGGTCGAACCACTCGAAAATACATTTAAGCGGTTGAAAACGACGGAACCATCGCAAACGCTCTCCCTTTTTTGGGAAATGCATATTCCAGTGCAGAAATTCATAGGCGGTGTAATACGCTGTCGTCGTTAGAACGACGGTAAGTGCTTCCCAAAATCCCCATAGCATCCATGCACCGATAGTCAAAGGTGAAAAAAGGAGTAGGACAGTGGGAAGGAAGTACCATTCGAGGCTGATTTTGCTGTCTTCAGGACCTGGAGTTTGTTGATATTTGTCGGCTCGGAATTTAGGATGATGCTCCAAAGCATGCGCATGGAAAGCGCGTTGAAGCAGACCCCATAATAAGCGCTTTTGCGGTGTATGCAGGATAAATTGATGAAAAATGCCCTCGACCACGCTTGCAAGAATGGTGAGGGCCACTACACAGATTAAGACACCCATGAACGTTTCTTGGATGTGATTTTCTCGTGCTTTACCAGGAACGTCGGCGTCCGCCACCACCGCCGCTGTTGTATCTTCGGCGGGGCTGCTCTTCTCGAGGTCGAGCCTCGTTTACAACGAGCCTTCGTCCCCCGAATTCGGAGTCATTTTTGTCGAGAATTGCTTGTTGAGCATTCTCTTCAGGGACGTCCACGAAGCCGAAGCCTCGTCCTTCGATGATACGGGCTGAGAGAGCGCCGTACGGGGCGAAGAGGTCGAGCAGACCAGATTCCGTGGTGGAATAGGGCAAACTGCCCACATATAGAGATTTAGTTGCCATTTTTGGCCTCCTAATAGGTTTGATTGAAGGCCGTCTCAATGGCAATCTTTCACAAAAGGACCGATACGCGCACCAGAAGCGCCTTCTGAGGGTTATTATGGCATATTTTTCATAAGAAACCCAGGCTACGCCGCAGTAGAAGACAAATTGCCATCTCGAAAGCAAGATTCGAGCATAAGTTTCAAAGGATGTGCTTCATGTGCCTCGAAACTTAGATGAGTCTCATATAACTTATTCGATAGGCGTTACTTTGGAAACAACCCGTGTGCGCGTTCGCGAACAACTGCGCTTTGCGCAACGCTGCGCAAAAAATTAGGAGACGAACAAATTATGGCTTATCTTCGTTTTTGCGAGGCAGCACTTCCAGGATTGAAGCGTCGCGGATCCGAGTGGAGGAATTATGAAACTAAAAAATAAAGAAATTATTTCAATTCGAAACGCAGAGGTTTAATCTTTTTGCACTGCTTCTTCGACTGCTGTTCGGAGTACTTCATTAACACCAATAGATAAGCCAGACTCCACTCCTTTAGATGCTGTATATAATTCGTCCTCTGTAAGTTCTCTTCCAACATACATTAATGCGGCTTCTTGTAGATCATCGATAGTTACAAAGAAAACAATTCGTTCGTACGAAATTGCATTACTTTCATGTGCCATTGCTACCCCCCTCTCGTTCACTTCGCTCTCCATATCCTTATATAACCCGCATCGGAAAGTGTAAGCAGAAAAGAGCCATCGCCGCTCCAAGCGAGGGGCGAACCGACCAAACTTTGACCCTCCAAGGTCATCGCTCTTTTCAATTTCTTCAAATCCCAAAGAATCACTTTCCCATCGCTGGAACTGCTCGCGATGTATTTTCCATTCGGGCTAATCTTCACATTTACCACCCAATCTCCATGGCCCGATAAATAGGAAATTCGCTTTCCTTGCTTCAAATCCCAAATACCGATGCGCGAATCTCTTCCTGCATCCGCCGCGAGCGTGAATGGACGGTTCGCATCCACATCATTTACTCCCTCTTCGCGCGCTTTCCAATATTTCAAAAGTTGCCCGTTCGGTTTATAAATTGCGATTCCTCGAGCGAGTGTCGCGCAAAAAACACGTTTGCCCATAGCATCGAATTTCGCATTATAAAGATTGATCCCTTTCCCCAAAATCGTCACTACGGTTTTTCTTTTTTTCAAATCCCAGATACGAACCACGTCATCGTGACCAGTCGAAACGATTTGCAGTCCTGAGGGGTGGAATGCGAGAGACTGAATTCCACGAATATGCCCTCTGAGAGTGAAGACATTGCCGGTGTTCACGTTCCACACATGTATCGAGCCATTTTCAGCACCAGCAGCAACCAAGTCCCCACGCGGGCTCCACGCTACCGCAGGGCAGGGAAAGGGATTGCCGGGAAGTTTGAAGTTTTTGATTTCCTTTGCCGTCTTCGCATCGTAAATCTTCACCGTCATGTCCGCCATTCCTGCAACGAAGCGCGTGCCACCGGGCGCGAAAGCGAACGATTGTGCTTCTGCATAGATCGTCCCAGACGAGGTGAGAGGTGCAGTTTGGGCAAGAGAGAAAAAAACGAGATTCGCAAGTATCTGGTTCATGGTGTTTTCCTTTCTCGAAATTTTTCGTATAGTTTGACGTACAAATTTGCGAAAATGCATTCCCCGCTACCATCAGAAGTCCATATGGAACGCCTTTACAGTTTTGCCTCTTCTGCGGGTAGGCTCACAGTGTTTTGGAAATCATAGGGTGGATGCTCGACATCGCGAGGGAGCAATCTCCGAAAGAAGAGGTGCTGGATGAATGGCTCTCGCGTTCAAAAGCGGCGGGTTATAACGCAGTCGGATTTTATATAGAGCATCGTTTCCGCTACGAAAGCGCACCATGGGCAGGCGGTCGAGGTGCATTGACTCCGGAAACCGTACGGCGACTCATCGAAACACATTCAGGAATCCGCTGTATCCCGTTTCTCAATACATTAGGGCACATGGAAGGGTTCATTCGCTCCGAGGGGGGGCAATGGCTTGCGGAAGGGGCACCGGAAAAATCATCGCAAATTTGCCCGAGCAGGAAGGAATGCGTAGATTTCGCCAAATCGCTGATTCGAGATGCAGCAAAATGTTTTCAAGACGAGTGGATTCATTTAGGGGGGGACGAAACATGGCAACTCGGCGAATGTCCTCTCTGCATGGAAAGAGCACAAAAAATCGGAAAGGGGGGGATTTACGCAGAACATTATAAAGAACTTTGCGAAACAGTCCTCGAAATGGGGAAACGCCCTTGCTTGTGGGGGGATATGCTTCTTGCGCACCCCGAAGCGATGCGCCTCATTCCGAAAGAAACCGTGATTTTCGATTGGCAATACGGCGGACCTCCGAATCAGACTGCAGAACGTTTTCGCAAAGAAGGATTCGACGTCGTCTGCTGTCCTGCGTTGCACACTTTCGATTCAGGATGGTGTTTTTGGGATTTGTCTAAAAAGAATATTGACGAGCATCGCGATGCGGCTCAATCTCTCGGCGCGTTAGGAGTTTGCGTTACGACTTGGGAGTTCATGTATTTTTCTTCTTATTTTTCGGTGATGCCACTTGTTTTTGCGATTGGCAGACATCTTGCGCAGGGTGAGGACTGGGAAAAAGCGCTCGTCGAGGAAGGGGGGGAATTTTATGCAGAAGTCGCGCAGATTTTAGGAGTGGAAATTCCCTCCATCTCTAAATTTTTAGGAAGTGGCTGGCGAAATTTGCGAAGGAATTTCGTAGAGAACGCGGATATCTTCGCCTTGTGGAGAGAATGGCGCGAAGAGGCATGCAGCGAAGTGGGGGATACAATTTTAGCCAACATAAACAAAGCAAAACAGAGACTTTTCGAAAACGACCCCATGCGATTTCCTTTGACGCTTCACGAAGTGGCAATCGAATGGGTTCGAAAAATCGAGTCAGCGCGAATTCTTTATGGGAAACGGGATTTGGCGGGTTTCGTGTTGGAGTTTTCGGAGGCTGCGGAATTGCTTTCTTCTCTTTCCCCTTATCTTGCAGAGATTGCAAAACAGGGGGGGTCGCTCGGCGATTTGATGCGATTGCGAAGGATGATTTCGCAACAGGTGGATGTGTTGGAAAAGGTGCGAATGTTGGGAGACTTCGACGCCTATGCCTATCTTCCAGCATTCGAGGTTTTGATTCACCCCGGCTTCGTTCCGGGTGGACAAGCGGGATGGGATTGCAGACAGTTATAACTCGATTAGATTCGGATATAACTTTCGAAAAGTAGTTTTAGAATATTTAGCATTCAAAATCAAATCGTAATTTCCAGACTTCGATAAAGGCAAGTAAGCACGGTAGATACCTGGTGTAGAAGTTTTTTCGAATAGAATTGAACGAGAGCTCAGTGTTTTATCATGCGAGCGTGAAATGACTTTCGCATGAATAACGAACAGCTTATCAGGAAATGCCCTCTTTCGGAAAGAAATAGATTCTTTTCGCTCTTTTTTCGTATGCAGAGAACCGTAATCCTGTTTCGCGAATTCAGGAGTCATATCATCGAGATATACAGTGTTGCCGTTTTTGTCCGTCAATCGCGCTTCGACCCAATCAGCTGTATCCCAATTAATCCCATCCCCCCCG from Fimbriimonadales bacterium includes the following:
- a CDS encoding WD40 repeat domain-containing protein, whose translation is MNQILANLVFFSLAQTAPLTSSGTIYAEAQSFAFAPGGTRFVAGMADMTVKIYDAKTAKEIKNFKLPGNPFPCPAVAWSPRGDLVAAGAENGSIHVWNVNTGNVFTLRGHIRGIQSLAFHPSGLQIVSTGHDDVVRIWDLKKRKTVVTILGKGINLYNAKFDAMGKRVFCATLARGIAIYKPNGQLLKYWKAREEGVNDVDANRPFTLAADAGRDSRIGIWDLKQGKRISYLSGHGDWVVNVKISPNGKYIASSSSDGKVILWDLKKLKRAMTLEGQSLVGSPLAWSGDGSFLLTLSDAGYIRIWRAK
- a CDS encoding DUF4446 family protein, with protein sequence METATLHTVFAVALSVAYVLLFSLWIKWYREIRLFKNILKGTKGESLEPILIQHFQDMERIATLVSSLERRISKLESKAQRAVSSVGVVRYNAFQEIGGEQSFALALQNELRDGVVINCITGRESVRFFCKPIENGKCEVGLTPEEEAAIELARKWTHPEPSG
- a CDS encoding RNA-binding protein → MATKSLYVGSLPYSTTESGLLDLFAPYGALSARIIEGRGFGFVDVPEENAQQAILDKNDSEFGGRRLVVNEARPREEQPRRRYNSGGGGGRRRSW
- a CDS encoding family 20 glycosylhydrolase, with amino-acid sequence MEIIGWMLDIAREQSPKEEVLDEWLSRSKAAGYNAVGFYIEHRFRYESAPWAGGRGALTPETVRRLIETHSGIRCIPFLNTLGHMEGFIRSEGGQWLAEGAPEKSSQICPSRKECVDFAKSLIRDAAKCFQDEWIHLGGDETWQLGECPLCMERAQKIGKGGIYAEHYKELCETVLEMGKRPCLWGDMLLAHPEAMRLIPKETVIFDWQYGGPPNQTAERFRKEGFDVVCCPALHTFDSGWCFWDLSKKNIDEHRDAAQSLGALGVCVTTWEFMYFSSYFSVMPLVFAIGRHLAQGEDWEKALVEEGGEFYAEVAQILGVEIPSISKFLGSGWRNLRRNFVENADIFALWREWREEACSEVGDTILANINKAKQRLFENDPMRFPLTLHEVAIEWVRKIESARILYGKRDLAGFVLEFSEAAELLSSLSPYLAEIAKQGGSLGDLMRLRRMISQQVDVLEKVRMLGDFDAYAYLPAFEVLIHPGFVPGGQAGWDCRQL